The following proteins come from a genomic window of Nostoc sp. TCL26-01:
- the gmd gene encoding GDP-mannose 4,6-dehydratase gives MAQNKRALITGITGQDGSYLSEFLLEQGYEVHGIIRRTSTFNTDRIDHIYEDPHKEGVRLFLHYGDLTDGTTLRRILEEVQPTEIYNLGAQSHVRVSFDSPEYTVDAVGMGTLRLLEAIRDYERRTGIQVRFYQAGSSEMYGLVQAVPQSETTPFYPRSPYACAKVYAHWQTVNYRESYNLFACNGILFNHESPRRGETFVTRKITRAVARIVAGKQKNIYMGNLDAKRDWGYAKDYVRAMWLMLQQEQSDDYVIATGETHSVKEFLELAFSHVNLNWEDHVEFDERYLRPAEVDLLIGDSTKAQQKLGWKPSVTFPELVALMVEADLQALGLTSPNGNGSHLSQRDIATIRQELGALHF, from the coding sequence ATGGCGCAAAACAAGCGAGCGTTGATTACCGGTATCACTGGTCAAGATGGTTCATACCTGAGTGAATTTTTGTTAGAGCAAGGCTATGAAGTTCATGGTATTATTCGCCGGACTTCTACCTTCAATACTGACCGCATCGATCACATTTATGAAGACCCCCATAAAGAGGGAGTGCGGTTATTTCTTCACTACGGTGATTTAACCGACGGTACAACGCTGCGAAGGATTTTAGAAGAAGTCCAACCTACAGAAATTTATAATTTGGGCGCTCAATCCCACGTCAGAGTTAGTTTTGATTCACCAGAATATACAGTAGATGCCGTGGGTATGGGAACCCTGCGCCTACTAGAAGCCATTCGAGATTACGAAAGACGCACAGGTATTCAAGTGCGCTTTTATCAAGCAGGCTCCTCAGAAATGTATGGTCTAGTTCAAGCCGTACCCCAAAGTGAAACAACACCGTTTTATCCCCGCAGTCCCTACGCTTGCGCCAAAGTCTACGCTCACTGGCAAACTGTCAATTACCGCGAATCTTATAATCTATTCGCTTGCAACGGTATCCTTTTTAACCATGAATCACCCCGTCGTGGTGAAACCTTTGTGACTCGCAAAATTACCAGAGCTGTGGCTCGAATTGTCGCCGGGAAGCAGAAAAACATCTACATGGGTAATCTTGATGCCAAGCGAGATTGGGGTTACGCTAAAGATTATGTCCGGGCAATGTGGTTAATGTTGCAACAAGAACAATCAGATGATTACGTAATTGCCACAGGGGAAACTCACTCGGTAAAAGAATTTCTAGAACTAGCCTTTAGTCATGTCAATCTCAACTGGGAAGATCATGTGGAGTTTGACGAACGTTATCTGCGTCCAGCCGAAGTGGATTTATTAATCGGTGACTCTACCAAAGCACAGCAAAAGTTGGGCTGGAAACCTTCCGTTACTTTTCCAGAACTAGTCGCGTTGATGGTAGAGGCAGATTTACAAGCTTTGGGTCTGACTTCACCCAATGGTAATGGTTCACACCTGTCACAGCGCGATATAGCCACTATTCGTCAAGAATTGGGCGCTCTCCACTTCTGA
- a CDS encoding carbohydrate ABC transporter permease, producing the protein MTGKTANWRWRMVVMYGLLAAIALVTLFPLLWLISTALKSPSENILQSPPQLLPSQPTIDNFVTVWNSLPFSQYLYNSTLVAVLTVGLNLLFCALAAYPLARLSFPGRDWIFVAIVSTIMIPFQIVMIPLYILTVQLGLRNTYLGMIFPSLASAFGIFLLRQAFMGVPKEIEEAARMDGSSELGLWWHIMIPAVRPALVTLAIFVFIGSWSDFLWPLIVIQDENLYTLPLGVAKLAGTFSLDWRLVAAGSVIAIAPVLILFLILQRYIVATDTGSGIKG; encoded by the coding sequence ATGACTGGGAAAACTGCAAACTGGCGTTGGCGAATGGTGGTAATGTATGGGTTATTGGCAGCGATCGCTCTAGTAACTCTCTTTCCTCTACTGTGGCTGATTAGTACAGCTTTAAAGTCACCCAGCGAAAATATTTTACAGTCGCCACCGCAGTTATTACCTAGTCAACCTACAATAGACAACTTTGTCACTGTCTGGAATTCTTTACCTTTTAGTCAGTATTTATACAACAGCACCTTGGTAGCGGTGTTAACTGTGGGCTTGAATCTTTTATTTTGTGCTTTAGCTGCGTACCCTTTAGCAAGATTATCATTTCCGGGAAGGGACTGGATTTTTGTGGCGATCGTATCTACGATTATGATTCCCTTTCAAATTGTCATGATCCCCCTATACATTCTGACTGTGCAGTTGGGGTTACGCAATACTTATCTGGGCATGATTTTTCCTAGCTTGGCTTCTGCTTTTGGGATTTTTCTCTTAAGACAAGCTTTCATGGGTGTTCCCAAGGAAATAGAGGAAGCCGCAAGGATGGATGGTAGTTCAGAATTAGGCTTGTGGTGGCATATTATGATCCCAGCAGTTCGTCCTGCACTGGTAACTCTGGCTATTTTCGTATTTATTGGCTCTTGGAGTGATTTTCTCTGGCCTTTAATTGTGATTCAAGATGAAAACTTGTACACCCTACCTCTAGGTGTAGCCAAACTGGCAGGGACATTCTCTCTTGACTGGCGTTTAGTTGCGGCTGGTTCAGTTATAGCGATCGCACCTGTATTAATATTATTTTTAATCCTACAGCGTTACATTGTCGCTACAGATACTGGTAGTGGTATCAAAGGTTAA
- a CDS encoding exopolysaccharide biosynthesis polyprenyl glycosylphosphotransferase, translating to MTAQSSLLSGKRRLRQEASPSMRSTVKRGQKTKTPKIKPKGLSLQDLNGEFAKRLFDIVFSLLVLILFSPVYLILALLIALSSEGPIFYVQERIGKNYKPFNCIKFRTMVTNADEILMQMMETSPQLRQEFENSFKLKKDPRITSIGRFLRITSLDEFPQFWNVLKGDMSVVGPRPLVAEELPKYGDHIEQVLTIRPGITGLWQVSGRNDIPYPRRVQIDLYYVKSRNLWLDLWIIFKTIDVVIMPKNNGAY from the coding sequence ATGACTGCCCAGAGCTCACTCCTCTCCGGCAAGCGACGTTTACGGCAAGAAGCTAGCCCGTCTATGCGTTCTACTGTTAAGCGTGGTCAAAAAACAAAGACACCTAAAATCAAACCCAAAGGTTTGTCTTTGCAGGATTTAAACGGAGAGTTTGCTAAAAGACTTTTCGATATTGTGTTTTCGTTATTGGTGTTGATCCTGTTCTCACCCGTCTATCTAATTTTGGCTTTGCTGATTGCTCTCAGTTCAGAAGGGCCGATTTTTTACGTACAGGAAAGAATAGGCAAAAATTACAAGCCCTTTAATTGTATTAAATTCCGCACAATGGTGACCAATGCAGATGAAATCCTCATGCAAATGATGGAAACATCCCCACAGTTGCGGCAAGAATTTGAAAATAGCTTTAAGCTCAAAAAAGACCCTCGAATCACTAGTATTGGTCGATTTTTACGAATCACTAGTTTAGATGAGTTTCCCCAGTTCTGGAACGTTTTAAAAGGGGATATGAGTGTTGTTGGGCCACGCCCCTTAGTAGCAGAAGAATTACCAAAATACGGCGATCACATCGAGCAAGTTTTAACAATCCGACCAGGAATTACCGGATTATGGCAAGTCTCTGGACGTAATGACATTCCCTATCCACGTCGAGTCCAAATAGATTTGTATTATGTCAAATCCAGGAACCTGTGGTTGGATCTATGGATTATATTTAAAACCATCGATGTCGTCATTATGCCAAAAAATAACGGAGCATACTGA
- the polA gene encoding DNA polymerase I yields the protein MSQTSASVSDTRPTFILVDGHSLAYRSYFAFAKGRDGGLRTQTGIPTSICFGFLKSLLEVMATQQPQAIAVAFDLGLPTFRHEADDTYKADRPETPEDFVPDLKNLHELLQGLNLQIYTAPGYEADDVLGTLAQTATAAGYKVKILTGDRDLFQLVDPEKEITVLNFSPDALKRSTNTITEFSTEQVKQKMGVLPTQIVDFKALCGDKSDNIPGVRGIGEKTAVQLLNTYSSLENIYKSLSEIKGATQKKLVEGKENAEKSQYLAKIVTDVPLEVNLADCNLRGFDNTILAPILEKLEFSSFLKKINELQQQFGGQVAEIPQPEKLDIETDFDDADISFYTAAETELAQQRPKKPISSIQPRIINTEAQLTALVNILQKFTNPANPVAWDTETSDLEPRDAALVGIGCCWGTQADELAYIPLNHRTGENLALEIALTALRPILESVDYPKTFQNGKFDRLVFRTQGINLAGIVFDPMLASYVLNPDTNHNLSDLTLRYLGLIIQNYVDLVPKGKTIADIDIAVVADYCCLQVHATYQLVPKLREELAKNPALSQLLTDIEQPLEAVLATMEYTGVRIDSDYLKELSQQLEIDLAKLQEQATELAGEKFNLGSPKQLSYILFEKLGLSTKYSRKIQTGYSTDAATLERLQEIDETGFVNAIIEYRTLAKLKSTYVDALPALVRPDTQRVHTDFNQTATSTGRLSSSNPNLQNIPIRTAFSRQIRKAFLPESGWLMVAADYSQIELRILAHLSQEPLLVRAYQQNEDIHTVTAKLVFEKEDITADERRIAKTINFGVIYGMGSLKFSRSTGIDKNVANEFIKRFNERYAKVFAYLEGVKKQAIAQGYVETILGRRRYFDFTSNSLRRLKGSNPEDIDLSKLKNLGAYDAGLLRSAANAPIQGSSADIIKIAMVRLHEVLKQYQARLLLQVHDELVLEVPPSEWAELQLQIKSVMENAVKLTVPLLVEARAGDNWMETK from the coding sequence ATGTCTCAAACTTCTGCTTCTGTGAGTGATACACGTCCAACGTTCATCTTAGTCGATGGACATTCTCTGGCTTACCGTTCATACTTCGCCTTTGCTAAAGGGCGGGATGGCGGCTTACGTACTCAAACCGGTATTCCCACGAGTATTTGCTTTGGTTTTCTGAAATCTTTGCTAGAAGTCATGGCTACACAGCAGCCGCAAGCAATAGCTGTAGCTTTTGACTTAGGCTTACCAACCTTTCGCCACGAAGCCGACGATACGTATAAAGCAGATCGTCCAGAAACCCCAGAAGATTTTGTTCCTGACTTAAAAAATCTGCACGAATTACTCCAAGGCTTGAACCTGCAAATTTATACTGCACCTGGCTATGAAGCAGACGATGTGCTGGGAACTTTGGCTCAAACAGCAACTGCGGCTGGATATAAGGTGAAAATTTTAACAGGCGATCGCGATTTATTTCAATTAGTCGATCCTGAAAAGGAAATTACAGTCCTTAATTTTAGCCCCGATGCTCTTAAGCGCTCTACAAATACGATTACTGAATTTAGTACCGAACAAGTCAAACAGAAAATGGGTGTTTTACCTACACAAATTGTAGATTTTAAAGCCCTGTGTGGAGATAAATCAGATAACATTCCTGGAGTGAGAGGTATTGGCGAGAAAACAGCAGTCCAGTTACTCAATACCTATAGTTCTCTAGAAAATATTTATAAATCATTAAGTGAAATTAAAGGTGCAACACAAAAAAAATTAGTAGAAGGTAAAGAAAACGCTGAGAAATCACAATATTTAGCAAAAATAGTTACAGATGTGCCTTTAGAAGTTAATTTAGCAGATTGTAATTTAAGAGGATTTGATAATACTATACTTGCACCTATTTTAGAAAAATTAGAGTTTAGCTCTTTTCTAAAGAAAATCAATGAACTGCAACAACAGTTTGGTGGTCAAGTTGCAGAAATACCACAACCAGAAAAATTAGATATAGAAACTGACTTTGATGATGCAGATATTTCTTTCTACACTGCTGCGGAAACAGAACTAGCACAACAAAGACCAAAGAAACCTATTTCATCAATTCAACCACGCATAATTAATACAGAAGCTCAACTCACCGCATTAGTTAACATCCTACAAAAATTTACCAACCCAGCAAATCCCGTGGCTTGGGATACAGAAACCAGCGACTTAGAACCACGAGATGCGGCTTTGGTAGGTATCGGCTGTTGCTGGGGAACACAAGCAGATGAGTTAGCTTATATTCCCTTAAATCATCGAACTGGGGAAAATTTAGCTCTAGAAATTGCCCTGACAGCATTGCGACCAATTTTAGAAAGTGTTGATTATCCCAAAACTTTCCAAAATGGCAAATTTGATCGTTTAGTTTTCCGCACTCAAGGAATTAACTTAGCAGGTATTGTCTTTGATCCGATGTTGGCTAGCTATGTTTTAAATCCAGATACTAACCATAATTTAAGTGATTTGACTCTGCGTTACTTGGGTTTAATCATTCAAAACTATGTAGACTTAGTTCCCAAAGGAAAAACTATTGCTGATATCGATATCGCTGTGGTTGCAGATTACTGTTGTTTGCAAGTTCATGCCACATATCAACTTGTGCCAAAATTGCGTGAGGAACTAGCAAAAAATCCGGCTTTATCCCAGCTACTAACAGATATAGAACAGCCGTTAGAAGCCGTGTTAGCAACAATGGAATACACTGGTGTTCGCATTGATTCAGACTATCTAAAAGAACTTTCTCAGCAATTAGAAATAGATTTAGCTAAATTGCAGGAGCAAGCAACAGAATTAGCTGGAGAAAAATTTAATTTAGGTTCTCCCAAACAACTGAGTTATATATTGTTTGAAAAATTGGGATTAAGCACCAAATATTCCCGAAAAATTCAGACTGGCTATTCTACCGATGCAGCAACATTAGAAAGGCTGCAAGAAATTGATGAAACTGGTTTTGTCAATGCCATTATTGAATATCGGACTTTGGCTAAATTAAAGTCTACTTATGTGGATGCTTTGCCAGCGTTAGTCCGTCCAGATACGCAACGGGTACATACTGATTTTAATCAAACTGCCACATCAACTGGTAGGTTATCTTCTTCTAATCCCAACTTACAAAATATCCCCATTCGTACAGCCTTTAGTCGGCAAATCCGCAAAGCATTTTTACCAGAATCGGGTTGGTTAATGGTGGCTGCTGATTACTCGCAAATTGAGTTAAGAATATTGGCTCATTTGAGTCAAGAACCATTATTAGTGCGAGCATATCAGCAGAATGAAGATATTCACACAGTCACAGCCAAATTAGTCTTTGAAAAAGAAGATATTACAGCAGATGAACGCAGAATAGCTAAGACAATTAATTTTGGTGTAATTTATGGAATGGGTTCTTTGAAATTTTCTCGCTCCACAGGTATAGATAAAAATGTAGCTAACGAATTTATCAAGCGATTTAACGAACGCTATGCTAAAGTGTTTGCTTATTTAGAGGGAGTGAAAAAACAAGCGATCGCTCAAGGTTATGTGGAAACTATTCTTGGTCGGCGGCGATATTTTGATTTTACTAGTAATAGTTTACGCAGGTTAAAAGGCAGCAATCCAGAAGATATTGATTTGAGTAAATTAAAAAATCTTGGTGCTTATGATGCTGGATTACTGCGTTCCGCAGCCAATGCTCCCATTCAAGGTTCTAGTGCTGATATTATCAAAATTGCTATGGTCAGATTGCACGAAGTTCTAAAACAATATCAAGCGCGATTGTTATTACAAGTTCATGATGAATTAGTGTTAGAAGTTCCTCCTTCTGAATGGGCAGAATTACAATTACAAATTAAATCGGTGATGGAAAATGCAGTGAAATTAACTGTGCCTTTGTTAGTAGAAGCTCGTGCAGGGGATAATTGGATGGAAACAAAGTAA
- a CDS encoding 5-formyltetrahydrofolate cyclo-ligase, translating into MDNVDHQKSKTELRRTLIKTRQSMSVGEWKEKSDRICTQLQSSTLFIQANTILAYFSFRQEPDLSPLFTNTKHFWGFPRCVGQSLCWHIWTQTDSLNINNYGISEPSSQAPIINPDDVDLILVPSVACDYRGYRLGYGGGYYDRLLNSPEWSQKFTIGIVFDFAYLPQLPVASWDLPLQAVCTETEFKTSHSDAT; encoded by the coding sequence ATGGATAATGTTGACCATCAAAAAAGTAAAACTGAATTACGCCGGACTTTAATTAAAACTCGGCAGTCAATGTCTGTTGGAGAGTGGAAGGAAAAAAGCGATCGCATTTGCACTCAGCTACAATCTTCTACTCTCTTTATCCAAGCAAACACAATACTTGCTTATTTCAGTTTTCGTCAAGAACCTGATCTCAGTCCTTTATTTACCAACACGAAACATTTTTGGGGGTTTCCTCGCTGCGTTGGTCAATCCCTCTGTTGGCATATTTGGACACAGACAGATTCTTTAAATATTAATAATTACGGTATTTCAGAACCATCTTCTCAAGCCCCGATCATCAATCCTGACGACGTTGATTTAATCCTTGTCCCCAGTGTTGCTTGTGACTATCGTGGATATCGCTTGGGCTATGGTGGAGGATATTACGATCGCTTGCTCAATTCTCCAGAGTGGTCACAAAAATTCACTATAGGTATTGTCTTTGATTTTGCTTATTTACCCCAATTACCTGTTGCTAGTTGGGATTTGCCATTACAAGCTGTTTGTACAGAAACTGAGTTCAAGACCAGCCACTCTGATGCTACCTGA
- a CDS encoding sugar transferase, producing MNQLSVVHHPHLNKFSQQSLHPSTISITKRFIDILGAIVGLFITTVIAIPIAIITLIIDPGPIFYSQIRCGLNGRNFRIWKFRSMVVNADKLKHLVKNQAQGHIFKSVNDPRITSVGKFLRRTSLDEFPQFWNVLIGDMSLVGTRPPTPDEVMHYEPRHWERLRVKPGMTGEWQTRGRSSIKDFETIVQMDLDYQRKWSIAYDLHLVYKTIWVVLKKSGAC from the coding sequence GTGAATCAACTATCTGTTGTACATCATCCACATTTAAATAAGTTTTCACAACAGTCTTTACATCCTTCCACTATCAGTATAACAAAAAGATTTATTGATATTTTAGGAGCAATTGTTGGGTTGTTCATCACAACTGTAATTGCCATCCCCATAGCAATTATTACTTTGATCATTGACCCCGGCCCAATATTTTATTCGCAAATTCGTTGCGGTTTAAATGGACGGAATTTTCGCATTTGGAAATTTCGGTCTATGGTGGTTAATGCCGATAAACTCAAGCATTTGGTGAAAAATCAAGCCCAGGGTCACATTTTCAAATCGGTGAATGATCCACGCATCACTTCTGTCGGGAAATTCTTACGTCGTACCAGCTTAGACGAATTTCCCCAATTTTGGAATGTTTTAATTGGGGATATGAGTTTGGTAGGAACTCGTCCACCCACACCTGATGAAGTGATGCACTATGAACCGCGTCACTGGGAAAGATTAAGAGTGAAGCCGGGGATGACTGGAGAATGGCAAACAAGAGGACGTTCTAGTATTAAAGACTTTGAAACTATTGTGCAAATGGATCTAGATTATCAGCGTAAATGGTCGATCGCTTACGATCTCCATCTTGTATACAAAACTATATGGGTAGTCTTGAAAAAAAGTGGGGCTTGTTAA
- a CDS encoding glycosyltransferase: MPLKYAVVHEWLTPKATGGSELVVREILNHIDADLYALIDFESSNTDSYLYQRQIGKTFLQHFPFARNGIQKYLPFLPLAVEQLDLRQYDVILSSSHAVAKGVLTTADQLHICYCHSPMRYAWDLTFDYLRHSQMGNGLPGWVTRYLLHRLRQWDVLSANRVDYFIANSQYTARRIWRCYRREAKVIYPPVNVEAFPFLPQKEDFYLTVSRLVSYKQVSLIVKAFNQLQRPLVIIGTGGEMSKIRELAKPNIQILGWQSEDVVKKYMARAKAFVYAACEDFGIALVEAQACGTPVIAYGMGGATETVRDVRSYKDTGTGIFFTMQTEAALVEAVEKFEMYQDTLNPEYMRSHAAEFSPQIFAQRYLNFLEQCHQQKPYLAG, from the coding sequence GTGCCCTTGAAATATGCTGTTGTTCATGAGTGGCTGACACCAAAAGCCACAGGTGGTTCAGAATTAGTCGTGCGAGAAATTCTCAATCACATTGATGCTGATTTATATGCCTTGATTGACTTTGAATCTAGCAATACTGATAGTTATTTATACCAACGTCAGATTGGCAAGACTTTTCTTCAGCATTTCCCCTTTGCCCGCAATGGTATCCAAAAATACCTACCTTTTTTACCTTTGGCAGTAGAACAACTAGATTTGCGTCAATACGATGTAATTCTGTCTTCTTCTCATGCTGTAGCTAAAGGAGTGTTGACAACTGCCGACCAATTACATATTTGTTATTGCCATAGTCCCATGCGATACGCTTGGGACTTAACATTTGATTACTTACGCCATAGCCAAATGGGGAATGGTCTGCCGGGATGGGTAACTCGTTACTTGTTACATCGTTTACGTCAGTGGGATGTACTGAGTGCCAATCGAGTTGATTACTTTATTGCCAATTCTCAGTACACGGCTCGGCGCATCTGGCGTTGCTATCGACGAGAAGCAAAAGTTATATATCCACCAGTCAATGTAGAGGCATTTCCTTTTTTACCGCAGAAAGAGGATTTCTATCTGACTGTTTCCCGGTTAGTGAGTTATAAACAAGTATCTCTAATTGTTAAAGCGTTTAATCAATTGCAGCGCCCATTGGTGATTATTGGTACAGGTGGAGAAATGAGCAAGATTCGTGAGCTAGCGAAGCCCAATATTCAAATATTGGGTTGGCAATCTGAGGATGTAGTCAAAAAGTACATGGCTAGAGCCAAAGCATTTGTGTATGCAGCTTGCGAAGATTTTGGTATTGCTTTAGTAGAAGCACAGGCTTGTGGAACTCCGGTAATTGCTTATGGTATGGGGGGGGCAACAGAAACCGTTAGGGATGTACGATCTTATAAAGATACAGGAACAGGGATATTCTTTACAATGCAGACAGAAGCAGCTTTGGTAGAGGCAGTGGAAAAATTTGAAATGTATCAAGATACGCTCAATCCTGAGTATATGCGATCGCACGCCGCCGAGTTTTCGCCGCAAATTTTTGCCCAGCGCTATCTAAATTTTTTAGAACAGTGCCATCAGCAAAAGCCTTATTTAGCAGGATAG
- a CDS encoding GDP-L-fucose synthase, which produces MTALELKNKRILVTGGAGFLGRQVINQLCQAGADVAKISVPRSRDLDLRVMENCQRAVDQQDIIIHLAAHVGGIGLNREKPAELFYDNLIMGTQLIHAAYQANVEKFVCVGTICAYPKFTPVPFKEDDLWNGYPEETNAPYGIAKKALLVQLQSYRQQYGFNGIYLLPVNLYGPEDNFDPGSSHVIPALIRKVHEAQIRGDKQLPVWGDGSPTREFLYSDDAALGIVMGTQFYNESEPVNLGTGYEISILDLVTLICELMEFTGEIVWETDKPNGQPRRCLDTERAKQAFNFTAQVDFKQGLKNTIDWYRQNAV; this is translated from the coding sequence ATGACCGCCTTAGAACTAAAAAATAAGCGAATTCTCGTCACCGGTGGGGCAGGGTTTTTAGGTCGTCAGGTGATTAATCAGCTATGTCAGGCTGGGGCTGATGTAGCGAAAATTAGTGTACCGCGATCGCGTGACTTGGATTTGCGTGTCATGGAAAATTGCCAGCGAGCAGTTGATCAGCAAGACATTATCATTCACTTAGCGGCTCATGTTGGTGGTATTGGACTCAACCGCGAAAAACCCGCAGAGTTGTTCTACGATAATTTGATCATGGGTACGCAACTCATCCATGCAGCTTATCAGGCCAATGTAGAAAAATTCGTGTGTGTGGGAACAATCTGCGCCTATCCTAAATTCACCCCAGTACCTTTTAAAGAGGATGATTTGTGGAACGGTTATCCAGAAGAAACTAACGCTCCCTACGGAATTGCTAAAAAAGCTCTATTAGTCCAACTGCAATCTTATCGGCAGCAGTATGGTTTTAATGGCATCTACTTACTACCAGTAAATTTATATGGGCCTGAAGATAACTTCGACCCAGGAAGTTCTCATGTCATTCCCGCGTTAATTCGCAAAGTCCATGAAGCTCAAATCAGGGGAGATAAACAACTCCCTGTTTGGGGTGATGGTAGTCCTACCCGTGAGTTTTTGTACTCTGATGATGCCGCATTGGGTATCGTCATGGGGACGCAATTCTACAATGAATCTGAACCAGTTAACTTGGGAACTGGTTATGAGATTTCTATCCTTGATTTGGTCACTCTGATTTGCGAATTGATGGAGTTTACCGGAGAAATTGTTTGGGAAACTGACAAACCTAACGGTCAACCCCGGCGTTGTTTGGATACTGAACGAGCCAAGCAAGCTTTTAACTTCACTGCTCAGGTAGACTTTAAGCAGGGGTTGAAAAATACGATTGATTGGTATCGGCAAAACGCTGTTTAG
- a CDS encoding alpha/beta hydrolase, whose translation MPIYGADAINFHGVNGDRYWFHEPYAYTGVADIDERLSGFPVAVFLPNHRPRQHTPLVIGLQGMCAPYGWNAFIVPTLTQMGIAVALFDPPLAGERSLVRTSTALVQNEIKPLIERGIPFDTALFLSIFQRTASDIAMIREFCGDRYGLTDPRIALFGVSMGVLLSAYAFTANGLGERLLGTIGHADLPSFAKSWGYPVLPDIAASPVGILAEIVLKRLRPDMRSVIKLLQLTKKLKYQDEYAWNCNPMNYIQQVRLPRKVRFLLGANDSIVNIQDARTCAQKFPDGECYVVPGMGHGTRHWGVSFVDHVRYFLVTQLGDWQD comes from the coding sequence ATGCCAATCTACGGTGCGGATGCAATTAATTTTCATGGGGTGAATGGCGATCGCTATTGGTTCCACGAGCCGTATGCTTATACTGGCGTGGCTGATATTGATGAACGTCTCAGTGGCTTTCCTGTCGCCGTTTTTTTGCCAAATCACAGGCCAAGACAGCACACACCCCTAGTCATCGGTTTGCAGGGTATGTGTGCGCCTTATGGTTGGAACGCCTTTATTGTCCCGACACTGACACAAATGGGGATAGCCGTAGCTTTATTTGACCCACCATTGGCGGGTGAACGTAGCTTAGTTCGTACCTCCACAGCTTTAGTCCAGAACGAGATCAAACCATTAATTGAACGGGGTATTCCCTTCGATACAGCCCTGTTTTTGTCTATATTTCAGAGAACAGCCAGTGACATTGCCATGATACGCGAATTTTGTGGCGATCGCTACGGACTCACTGATCCACGAATAGCACTATTTGGTGTCAGTATGGGTGTGCTGCTATCCGCCTACGCTTTTACCGCCAATGGTTTAGGAGAAAGATTGCTAGGAACCATTGGTCATGCTGATTTGCCATCTTTTGCTAAAAGTTGGGGTTATCCAGTTTTGCCAGACATCGCCGCTTCACCTGTTGGTATATTAGCCGAAATAGTGTTAAAAAGATTACGTCCAGATATGCGGTCTGTAATCAAGTTGTTACAGTTAACTAAAAAGCTGAAATATCAGGATGAATATGCTTGGAACTGTAACCCGATGAATTACATTCAACAAGTCAGGCTACCTCGTAAAGTTCGCTTTTTACTTGGTGCTAACGATTCCATTGTCAATATTCAAGATGCCCGGACTTGCGCTCAAAAATTTCCTGATGGAGAATGTTATGTTGTTCCTGGGATGGGACATGGAACAAGACACTGGGGTGTTTCCTTCGTCGATCATGTACGCTATTTTTTGGTGACTCAATTGGGTGATTGGCAAGATTAA